Proteins co-encoded in one Granulicella cerasi genomic window:
- a CDS encoding ABC transporter permease codes for MRNIWLVAKREYLERVRAKSFVVMTVLIPALMAGVIGGLVLVNKNQHSAQHVAIITDDAKFAANVQSELNESKSFGAAPKVDVYPLADTTVRTKLDAELKQKGSDLDGYLVVTPAADPTARPTFQWVPRVQSDVITRGRVSDAARGGLVRAKLLAAGMSEVQVDGLLAPVKLDNGKDGDGRAGAAVASAWGMYFLMYFIILFYGMNVARSIIEEKTSRVFEVMLASIKPDEMLAGKVLGVGAVGLTQVGIWIAVAVVIVKFQTMALDLHILPSAPQAALFVVFFLLGYLLYSSLAAALGAMNNSEQELQQMQIFLMLPLICSSFIIFNVITAPDGPVAKFASFFPFTTPLIMYTRVIVGKPGGTAIAASIAGLVVTIAIVLWLASRIYRVGILMYGKKPNLPEILRWLKYS; via the coding sequence ATGCGTAACATCTGGCTGGTGGCGAAGCGCGAATATCTGGAGCGTGTGCGCGCGAAGAGCTTTGTGGTGATGACGGTGCTGATCCCCGCGCTGATGGCGGGCGTGATCGGTGGCCTGGTGCTGGTGAATAAGAACCAACACTCGGCGCAGCATGTAGCGATCATCACCGATGATGCGAAGTTCGCAGCGAACGTGCAGAGTGAGCTGAACGAGAGCAAGAGCTTTGGCGCCGCGCCAAAGGTCGATGTCTATCCGCTGGCGGACACGACCGTGCGCACGAAACTCGACGCGGAGTTGAAGCAGAAGGGCTCGGACTTGGACGGCTATCTCGTAGTGACGCCTGCGGCCGATCCTACGGCTCGGCCGACGTTTCAATGGGTGCCGCGCGTGCAGTCTGATGTGATCACGCGTGGTCGCGTTTCCGATGCTGCGCGCGGTGGTCTGGTGCGCGCCAAACTGCTGGCTGCGGGCATGTCGGAGGTGCAGGTAGACGGACTGCTGGCGCCGGTGAAGCTCGACAACGGCAAGGACGGCGATGGCCGTGCGGGTGCCGCAGTGGCAAGCGCATGGGGCATGTACTTCCTCATGTACTTCATCATTCTGTTCTACGGCATGAACGTCGCCCGCTCGATCATCGAAGAGAAGACCTCGCGCGTCTTCGAGGTGATGCTCGCGTCGATCAAGCCGGACGAGATGCTTGCGGGCAAGGTGCTCGGCGTGGGGGCGGTTGGCCTCACGCAGGTGGGCATCTGGATCGCGGTTGCGGTGGTGATTGTGAAGTTCCAGACGATGGCGCTGGACCTGCATATCCTCCCGAGCGCGCCGCAGGCTGCGCTGTTCGTGGTCTTCTTCCTGCTGGGCTACCTGCTCTATTCGTCGCTTGCTGCAGCGCTGGGCGCAATGAACAACTCCGAGCAGGAGTTGCAACAGATGCAGATATTCCTGATGCTTCCGTTGATCTGTTCGTCCTTCATCATCTTCAACGTGATCACGGCTCCTGATGGTCCGGTGGCGAAGTTCGCATCGTTCTTCCCCTTCACGACGCCGCTGATCATGTACACGCGTGTCATCGTCGGCAAGCCTGGAGGCACGGCGATCGCTGCTTCGATTGCTGGCCTCGTGGTGACGATCGCGATCGTGTTGTGGCTCGCGAGCCGCATCTATCGCGTGGGCATCCTGATGTATGGCAAGAAGCCGAACCTGCCGGAGATTCTGCGCTGGCTGAAGTACAGCTAA
- a CDS encoding ABC transporter ATP-binding protein, whose amino-acid sequence MAIVELEKIRKIYDRKVAVDGLSLSIEPGTMFGLLGPNGSGKTSSIRMMIGMTVPDSGTVKLFGQPFTRDALKRVGYLPEERGLYKKMKCIEQLIFMGELHGLSAAEAEKRALSWCERMEITEAIPKKVEELSKGMQQKIQFIAALLHDPELVIMDEPFSGLDPVNAGLLMDTLVQLRAEGKAVLFSTHRMDQVEKLCDSIAIIYRSKLVLGGTMREVKSRYPRNRVQAVFTGDDSFLRHESIVEAKNYAGIAEIVVTSPDAAQSLLAYAVGKGTNFTRFEVMEPTLEEIFIETVKNTPEFVEAGGKIDA is encoded by the coding sequence ATGGCTATTGTTGAACTCGAAAAAATCCGCAAAATTTATGACCGGAAGGTAGCGGTCGATGGCCTTTCGCTCTCGATCGAGCCGGGCACGATGTTCGGTTTGCTGGGCCCGAATGGCTCCGGAAAAACGAGCTCGATCCGCATGATGATCGGCATGACGGTGCCTGACAGCGGCACGGTGAAGCTCTTCGGCCAACCCTTCACGCGCGACGCGCTGAAGCGTGTCGGCTATCTTCCGGAAGAGCGCGGCCTGTACAAGAAGATGAAGTGCATCGAGCAACTCATCTTCATGGGCGAACTGCATGGTCTCTCTGCCGCTGAGGCAGAGAAGCGGGCGCTCTCATGGTGCGAACGCATGGAGATCACCGAGGCAATTCCGAAGAAGGTGGAAGAGCTTTCAAAGGGTATGCAACAGAAGATTCAGTTCATCGCGGCGCTGCTGCATGATCCTGAACTCGTCATCATGGACGAGCCGTTCTCGGGCCTGGACCCGGTGAACGCTGGCTTGCTGATGGACACGCTGGTGCAGCTGCGCGCCGAGGGTAAGGCTGTGTTGTTCTCGACGCATCGCATGGACCAGGTGGAGAAGCTGTGCGACTCGATCGCGATCATCTACCGCTCGAAGCTTGTACTCGGCGGCACGATGCGCGAGGTGAAGTCCCGCTATCCGCGCAATCGCGTGCAGGCGGTGTTTACAGGCGATGATTCTTTCCTGCGCCACGAGTCGATCGTGGAAGCAAAGAACTATGCGGGGATTGCGGAGATCGTGGTGACCTCGCCGGACGCAGCGCAGTCGCTGCTGGCCTACGCCGTGGGGAAGGGAACGAACTTCACGCGCTTTGAAGTGATGGAGCCGACGCTTGAGGAGATCTTCATCGAGACGGTGAAGAACACGCCGGAGTTTGTCGAGGCGGGAGGCAAGATCGATGCGTAA
- a CDS encoding GGDEF domain-containing protein codes for MNGAAQTEHPLELESLRLNALYRTELLDTEPEPEFNELVEIAAAICGARIGAISLIDERRQWMKATFGTDIDETPRSIAFCAHTIQQDDVFDIPNALNDKRFAENPLVTGDFHLRFYAGFPISSPDGFHVGSLCVIDQEPRVLTETQKHALRTLARQVNARIELRMQRKQLERALGQAEQAQTMLELFDRRFKAFMDAAPFLSFIKDSEGKLVFYNRYFAEHFNIGSDDWLGVRGLKNADPESVALFYANDQAVLASGEPQSFIERGRESDGTMHYWRSYKFPCLDADGSTLIGVISMDVTEDLQKSEDLARSHEALREANRRLSSLAATDPLTGLANRRVLDARINEEFNRARDEGRQLAVLMLDVDHFKACNDTHGHEYGDEVLRQIAHCLSTTVRSHDLAARYGGEEFCVLLPDCDEEQALQMCSRISHCLDQQKWAHGCITVSIGAAALEPATPNPQRLVVLADEALYAAKRAGRNRAVGYRAFYDEMVARLQQQVPN; via the coding sequence TTGAATGGTGCAGCCCAAACAGAACATCCGCTGGAGCTTGAAAGTCTCCGCCTGAATGCACTCTATCGGACGGAACTGCTCGACACCGAGCCCGAGCCGGAGTTCAACGAACTGGTGGAGATCGCCGCGGCCATCTGCGGCGCTCGCATCGGTGCCATCTCTCTCATCGACGAGCGGCGCCAATGGATGAAAGCCACCTTCGGCACCGACATCGACGAGACGCCACGCTCCATCGCCTTCTGCGCGCACACCATTCAGCAGGACGACGTCTTCGACATCCCCAACGCGCTCAACGATAAGCGCTTCGCCGAAAACCCGCTCGTCACCGGCGACTTCCACCTGCGCTTCTACGCCGGCTTCCCGATCTCCAGCCCCGACGGCTTCCACGTAGGCAGCCTGTGCGTCATCGACCAGGAGCCTCGCGTGCTGACCGAGACGCAGAAGCATGCGTTGCGCACGCTCGCGCGCCAGGTCAACGCGCGCATCGAGCTCCGCATGCAACGCAAGCAGTTGGAGCGCGCCCTCGGGCAGGCAGAACAGGCCCAGACGATGCTCGAGCTCTTCGATCGCCGCTTTAAGGCGTTCATGGACGCAGCGCCGTTTCTCTCCTTCATCAAAGACTCCGAAGGCAAGCTCGTTTTCTATAACCGCTACTTCGCCGAGCACTTCAACATCGGCTCGGATGACTGGCTCGGCGTGCGCGGCCTGAAGAACGCAGACCCCGAGAGCGTCGCGCTCTTCTACGCTAACGATCAGGCCGTGCTGGCCTCAGGCGAGCCGCAGTCCTTCATCGAGCGCGGCCGCGAGTCCGATGGCACGATGCACTACTGGCGCTCGTATAAGTTCCCCTGCCTCGACGCGGACGGCAGCACGCTCATCGGCGTCATCTCGATGGACGTAACCGAGGACCTGCAAAAGAGCGAAGACCTGGCACGCTCGCATGAAGCATTGCGCGAGGCCAATCGTCGGCTCTCCAGCCTCGCTGCGACCGATCCGCTGACCGGCCTCGCCAATCGTCGCGTGCTGGACGCGCGGATCAACGAGGAGTTCAACCGCGCCCGCGATGAAGGCCGCCAACTCGCGGTGCTCATGCTCGACGTCGACCACTTCAAGGCCTGCAACGACACGCACGGCCACGAATACGGCGACGAAGTATTGCGGCAGATCGCGCACTGTCTCTCCACGACCGTACGCAGCCACGATCTTGCGGCGCGCTATGGCGGCGAAGAATTCTGTGTGTTGCTGCCGGATTGCGATGAAGAGCAGGCGCTACAGATGTGCTCCCGCATCTCACACTGCCTGGACCAGCAGAAGTGGGCGCATGGCTGCATCACCGTCAGCATCGGCGCGGCAGCACTCGAGCCCGCAACGCCGAATCCGCAGCGCCTCGTAGTGCTCGCCGACGAAGCACTCTACGCAGCAAAACGCGCGGGACGAAACCGTGCCGTGGGTTATCGCGCGTTCTACGACGAAATGGTCGCCAGGCTGCAGCAGCAAGTTCCGAACTAG
- a CDS encoding tetratricopeptide repeat protein — protein MGFRYRLLGAVTWCSFAAGIAFAQGDALTPEAKQWHELSDKKQTAAAKKLCLGWESSGTHAQQVEAEKCLANLALAEGKAVQLKGNDVGGGTLGDGFKPEAVNVALVHLNKGIALEPKDLTLHKGRLFLLGLSGRYAEMAAALEDTLNKLPEPEYLPDWLRYTAQLGASGDAQGGLKLLAVLDKHFPNSHEIIGNTGTMYDIQGLWPQGIPYLKRAAELAPKDPIDTWNLGWAYAHVHEPKLADEWMQRSIALPNDDGTDQRKCLYARFVGSELKQKARACTLESQSCARPLRVDCAAATPAHKAK, from the coding sequence ATGGGTTTTCGTTACAGACTTCTCGGGGCGGTGACGTGGTGCTCCTTCGCTGCTGGCATCGCGTTCGCGCAGGGCGACGCGCTGACGCCCGAGGCGAAGCAATGGCATGAGCTCTCCGACAAGAAGCAGACCGCTGCGGCGAAAAAGCTTTGCCTGGGCTGGGAGAGTAGCGGCACGCACGCACAGCAGGTTGAAGCAGAAAAGTGCCTTGCGAATCTCGCGCTCGCCGAAGGGAAAGCCGTGCAGTTGAAAGGCAATGATGTCGGCGGCGGAACGCTGGGAGACGGCTTCAAGCCCGAGGCTGTGAATGTCGCGCTTGTGCATTTGAACAAAGGCATCGCGCTCGAGCCGAAAGACCTGACGCTGCATAAGGGGCGGCTGTTTCTGCTGGGGCTATCTGGACGATATGCGGAGATGGCTGCGGCGCTTGAGGATACGCTGAACAAGCTACCCGAGCCGGAGTATCTGCCGGACTGGCTGCGTTATACCGCGCAGCTTGGGGCTTCGGGCGATGCGCAAGGTGGGCTGAAGCTGCTCGCCGTGCTGGATAAACACTTTCCGAACTCGCACGAGATCATTGGCAACACGGGGACGATGTACGACATCCAGGGGCTGTGGCCGCAGGGAATTCCGTATCTCAAGCGCGCGGCGGAACTGGCCCCGAAGGACCCGATCGATACCTGGAACCTCGGTTGGGCGTATGCGCATGTGCATGAGCCGAAGCTCGCGGACGAATGGATGCAGAGGTCGATCGCGCTACCCAACGATGACGGCACGGACCAGCGTAAATGCCTCTATGCGCGTTTCGTCGGCAGCGAGTTGAAGCAGAAGGCGCGCGCCTGCACGTTGGAGAGTCAGAGTTGCGCGCGCCCGCTTCGCGTTGACTGCGCGGCGGCAACGCCAGCGCATAAGGCGAAGTAA
- the rplQ gene encoding 50S ribosomal protein L17, translating to MRHRKGGFKLGRNTSHRRALLRNLVTSIILHDRVETTLTKAKASRPLVEKMITLGKNGSVHARRQALSYLMTADAVDRLFTTVAPRYAERNGGYSRIVKGGIRKGDAGEIAFIELLDAEKELTAKAEKREEIKAKRLADLQKQLEEQGGDQSAE from the coding sequence ATGCGTCATCGTAAGGGCGGATTCAAGCTCGGTCGTAATACTTCCCATCGTCGTGCGCTTCTGCGCAACCTCGTCACCTCCATCATCCTGCATGATCGCGTGGAGACGACCCTCACCAAGGCAAAGGCTTCGCGCCCCCTGGTTGAGAAGATGATCACCCTCGGTAAGAACGGCAGCGTTCACGCACGTCGTCAGGCCCTGTCTTACCTCATGACCGCTGATGCGGTAGACCGTCTGTTCACGACCGTGGCTCCGCGTTACGCTGAGCGCAACGGTGGCTACTCGCGCATCGTCAAGGGCGGCATCCGTAAGGGTGACGCAGGCGAGATCGCCTTCATCGAGCTGCTCGATGCCGAGAAGGAACTCACCGCAAAGGCTGAGAAGCGCGAAGAGATCAAGGCGAAGCGTCTTGCTGATCTGCAGAAGCAGCTCGAAGAGCAGGGTGGCGATCAGTCGGCTGAGTAA
- a CDS encoding four helix bundle protein yields the protein MAAAPSPVEQDGMVSSYKDLLVWQRAVELALAIYRCTAEFPVEERFGLTSQIRRAGVSIPSNIAEGYGRGTRKDYKQFLSIARGSTLEVQTQLLIATELGFGSSELREEVGALAEQVSKMLYSLISKL from the coding sequence GTGGCCGCTGCACCATCTCCCGTTGAGCAGGACGGAATGGTTTCTTCCTACAAGGATTTGCTGGTCTGGCAACGCGCAGTGGAATTAGCACTTGCGATCTACCGTTGCACAGCAGAGTTTCCAGTGGAGGAGCGGTTCGGACTTACCAGCCAGATACGACGGGCCGGGGTATCGATACCGAGCAACATTGCAGAAGGCTACGGCCGCGGGACACGGAAGGATTACAAGCAGTTTCTTTCCATTGCTCGTGGCTCAACACTAGAAGTGCAAACGCAATTGCTCATAGCAACTGAGCTCGGGTTTGGCTCTTCAGAGCTTCGCGAAGAAGTCGGAGCTCTGGCAGAGCAGGTCAGCAAAATGTTGTATTCGCTGATCTCCAAACTCTAA
- a CDS encoding DNA-directed RNA polymerase subunit alpha: protein MLWRGFQKPKRLAVDQETLTANYGKFSAQPFERGFGTTVGNALRRTLLSSIEGAAVTAVRIEGVLHEFQAIAGVVEDATDIILNLKQIPFKLNGEGPKALYIHADQAGVITSGMIEADNDVEILDPNVYICTVSEGGRIDMEMRLKRGRGYVSADKNFDSDLGIGFIPVDSVHSPVRKVNYLVEAARLGQITDYDKLTLEIWTNGTVLPADALGLSAKLLKDHMTIFINFEEEMEQGGHDGIDGPAVRNENLNRSVEELELSVRSYNCLKNANISTIGELIQKTEAEMLKTKNFGRKSLNEIKEILAQMGLSLGMKIDENGNPVPGPTSVLPAATLAASYGAFDDEEDEDEDDFAVSEPENF from the coding sequence ATGCTTTGGAGAGGTTTTCAGAAGCCCAAGCGTCTTGCTGTTGATCAGGAGACCCTGACCGCCAACTATGGCAAGTTTTCCGCCCAGCCGTTTGAACGCGGTTTCGGCACCACGGTCGGCAACGCTCTGCGCCGCACGCTGCTTTCGTCCATCGAAGGCGCGGCTGTCACGGCTGTCCGTATCGAGGGTGTGCTGCACGAGTTCCAGGCGATTGCTGGCGTTGTTGAAGACGCGACCGACATCATCCTGAACCTGAAGCAGATTCCCTTCAAGCTCAACGGCGAAGGCCCCAAGGCCCTCTACATCCACGCCGATCAGGCTGGCGTTATCACCTCGGGCATGATCGAGGCTGACAACGATGTCGAGATCCTCGATCCGAACGTGTACATCTGCACGGTTTCGGAAGGCGGCCGCATCGACATGGAAATGCGCTTGAAGCGTGGCCGCGGCTACGTTTCGGCCGACAAGAACTTTGATTCGGACCTCGGTATCGGCTTCATCCCCGTGGACTCGGTGCACTCGCCGGTTCGCAAGGTGAACTACCTGGTCGAAGCAGCGCGTCTCGGTCAGATCACCGACTACGACAAGCTGACGCTCGAGATCTGGACGAACGGCACGGTGCTTCCGGCTGACGCGCTCGGTCTCTCGGCCAAGCTGCTCAAGGACCACATGACCATCTTCATCAACTTCGAAGAAGAGATGGAGCAGGGTGGTCACGATGGTATCGACGGTCCCGCGGTTCGCAACGAGAACCTGAACCGTTCGGTGGAAGAGCTTGAGCTTTCGGTGCGCAGCTACAACTGCCTGAAGAACGCGAACATCTCCACCATCGGTGAGCTGATCCAGAAGACTGAAGCAGAAATGCTGAAGACCAAGAACTTCGGCCGCAAGAGCCTGAACGAGATCAAGGAAATCCTTGCTCAGATGGGTCTCTCGCTGGGCATGAAGATCGACGAGAACGGCAACCCGGTCCCGGGCCCGACCTCGGTACTTCCTGCGGCAACGCTCGCGGCCAGCTATGGCGCGTTCGATGACGAAGAAGACGAAGATGAAGATGACTTCGCGGTCTCTGAGCCGGAGAACTTCTAG
- the rpsD gene encoding 30S ribosomal protein S4 produces MARYTGPVCRMCRRDGVKLFLKGPKCFTEKCPVEKRNFPPGQHGQSKKVKKVVGYGLQLREKQKAKRIYFTLETQFRAYYEKASTRHGVTGDLLLQQLETRLDNVTYRLGFAISRRQARQVVRHGHVLVNGKKVNIPSYQCKVGDVISVREKSKEMAILGSSREFLAGQNKVTWIEFAADGLSGKIVSLPKREDIQLPVNEQQIVELYSK; encoded by the coding sequence ATGGCTCGTTATACAGGCCCCGTTTGCCGTATGTGCCGCCGCGATGGCGTGAAGTTGTTCCTCAAGGGACCGAAGTGCTTTACCGAGAAGTGCCCGGTAGAGAAGCGTAACTTCCCCCCGGGACAGCATGGTCAGTCCAAGAAGGTGAAGAAGGTTGTCGGCTACGGTCTGCAGCTTCGTGAGAAGCAGAAGGCCAAGCGCATCTACTTCACGCTCGAGACGCAGTTCCGTGCGTACTACGAGAAGGCTTCGACCCGTCACGGCGTTACCGGCGACTTGCTGCTCCAGCAGCTCGAGACCCGTCTCGACAACGTGACCTACCGCCTCGGTTTCGCGATCTCGCGCCGCCAGGCTCGTCAGGTTGTTCGTCACGGCCACGTGCTGGTGAACGGTAAGAAGGTAAACATTCCGAGCTACCAGTGCAAGGTAGGCGATGTCATTTCCGTTCGTGAGAAGTCGAAGGAAATGGCGATCCTTGGTTCGTCGCGCGAGTTCCTCGCCGGCCAGAACAAGGTGACCTGGATCGAGTTCGCGGCCGATGGCCTGTCGGGCAAGATCGTATCGCTGCCGAAGCGCGAAGACATCCAGCTGCCGGTCAACGAACAGCAGATCGTCGAACTGTACAGCAAGTAA
- the rpsK gene encoding 30S ribosomal protein S11, which translates to MAKTQQKSAGAKAGKGKKFKKRERKNVPYGLVFIQASFNNTIVTITDQQGNTLSWKSSGSLGFRGSRKGTPFAAQQAAVNAANAARDHGLRSVDVRVAGPGSGRESAIRALAAAGIEVRSIRDVTPMPHNGCRPPKRRRV; encoded by the coding sequence ATGGCAAAGACACAGCAGAAGAGTGCCGGCGCTAAGGCTGGCAAGGGCAAGAAGTTTAAGAAGCGCGAGCGGAAAAATGTTCCGTACGGTCTGGTATTCATCCAGGCTTCGTTCAACAACACGATCGTGACGATCACCGACCAGCAGGGCAACACGCTGTCGTGGAAGAGCTCGGGTTCGCTCGGCTTCCGCGGCTCGCGTAAGGGCACGCCGTTCGCGGCACAGCAGGCTGCAGTGAATGCTGCCAACGCTGCTCGTGACCACGGTCTGCGTTCGGTGGACGTTCGCGTCGCTGGCCCGGGTTCGGGTCGTGAGTCGGCAATCCGTGCACTGGCTGCTGCGGGCATCGAGGTTCGCTCGATCCGCGACGTCACGCCGATGCCGCACAACGGCTGCCGTCCGCCGAAGCGCCGCCGCGTATAA
- the rpsM gene encoding 30S ribosomal protein S13: MARIAGVDLPPNKQARIALQYIYGIGAPRALTILAKAGIDPIAKMNTLDEDQLNKIRSVIEQEGGIEGDLRKEISLNIKRLMEIQSFRGIRHRRNLPVRGQRTHTNARTRKGPRKGTVAGKKKVTK; the protein is encoded by the coding sequence ATGGCACGTATTGCCGGCGTCGACCTGCCCCCCAATAAGCAGGCTCGCATTGCCCTCCAGTACATCTATGGCATCGGTGCTCCCCGCGCTTTGACGATTCTCGCCAAGGCCGGCATTGACCCGATCGCGAAGATGAACACGCTGGACGAAGATCAGCTCAACAAGATCCGCTCTGTCATCGAACAGGAAGGCGGCATCGAGGGCGATCTCCGCAAGGAAATCTCGCTCAACATCAAGCGCTTGATGGAAATCCAGTCGTTCCGTGGTATCCGCCACCGCCGCAACCTGCCGGTTCGCGGTCAGCGCACCCACACCAACGCTCGTACCCGCAAGGGCCCGCGTAAGGGCACCGTTGCCGGTAAGAAGAAAGTGACCAAGTAA
- the rpmJ gene encoding 50S ribosomal protein L36, producing the protein MKVRASVKPICDKCKVIHRKGVVRVICENAKHKQRQG; encoded by the coding sequence ATGAAGGTCCGTGCGTCTGTAAAGCCGATCTGCGACAAGTGCAAGGTGATTCACCGCAAGGGTGTCGTTCGCGTCATCTGCGAGAACGCCAAGCACAAGCAGCGCCAGGGTTAA
- the infA gene encoding translation initiation factor IF-1: protein MSKEDAIEVMATVVDILPNALFKVELENKHQVLAHVSGRMRKNFIRILTGDRVAIELSPYDLSRGRIVYRYK, encoded by the coding sequence TTGTCGAAGGAAGATGCAATTGAGGTAATGGCAACGGTGGTCGACATCTTGCCGAACGCGTTGTTCAAGGTCGAGCTCGAGAACAAGCATCAGGTTCTTGCGCACGTATCAGGGCGCATGCGTAAGAACTTCATCCGCATTCTCACCGGCGATCGCGTAGCTATCGAGCTAAGCCCGTACGACCTGAGCCGCGGCCGTATCGTTTACCGCTACAAGTAA
- a CDS encoding bactofilin family protein, translated as MWKPNQPGTTPATPEPQRPAPSVSGGAPSFEPARPTAPTSSPVSAAAGDQATIGKSLIVKGELSGSESLYIDGKVEGAINLPGNRVTIGRNGQVAANISAREIVVLGKVRGNCQAADRIDIRAEGSLTGDVIAARISIEDGAFFKGGIDIRKPGAGDAPKTPENSPEAAG; from the coding sequence ATGTGGAAACCGAATCAGCCCGGCACGACGCCCGCAACTCCTGAACCCCAGCGCCCCGCTCCCTCCGTTTCCGGTGGAGCGCCCAGCTTCGAGCCGGCACGTCCGACCGCTCCTACCTCCTCGCCCGTCTCGGCTGCTGCCGGCGACCAGGCAACGATCGGCAAGAGCCTCATCGTGAAGGGTGAGCTCTCGGGCTCGGAGTCGCTCTACATCGACGGTAAGGTCGAGGGCGCGATCAACCTGCCCGGCAACCGCGTGACCATCGGCCGCAACGGCCAGGTGGCTGCAAACATCTCGGCTCGCGAGATCGTCGTACTCGGCAAGGTGCGTGGCAACTGCCAGGCAGCTGACCGTATCGACATCCGCGCTGAAGGCTCGCTGACCGGCGACGTCATCGCAGCCCGCATCTCCATCGAAGACGGTGCCTTCTTCAAGGGTGGCATCGACATCCGCAAGCCGGGTGCCGGCGACGCACCGAAGACTCCGGAGAATTCGCCGGAAGCTGCAGGCTAG
- a CDS encoding DUF4339 domain-containing protein: MNFRIARNGQIFGPYTEEDVRRYMASGNILPTDLAQAEGTEDWLPVAELFPPAPLTGQVPPTAYPGGLPRLFPDPPDLPWWVVLLGSMFTLGLFTVVWGIVQSGWLRRIDRTSISIYLYLANAVIFCLRLPSIFHSVHHNVYGTGIDADPHRFLQVIAFVLFLLTRFMFRSELLKHFNEAEPIGLRLGGVMTFFFGVTYFQYHFNRINELKRALRVSVPE; the protein is encoded by the coding sequence ATGAACTTTCGCATTGCACGCAACGGGCAGATCTTCGGGCCTTACACCGAAGAGGATGTACGCCGCTATATGGCCAGCGGAAACATTTTGCCGACGGACCTGGCACAGGCCGAAGGCACGGAAGACTGGCTGCCGGTTGCTGAACTCTTTCCGCCCGCGCCACTGACCGGACAGGTGCCGCCGACGGCGTACCCCGGTGGGCTGCCACGGCTTTTTCCTGATCCTCCGGACCTGCCGTGGTGGGTCGTGCTGCTTGGCTCGATGTTCACGCTGGGCTTGTTCACCGTGGTGTGGGGCATCGTGCAGTCAGGTTGGCTGCGCCGCATCGACCGCACGAGCATCTCGATCTATCTCTACCTGGCGAACGCGGTGATCTTCTGCCTGCGTCTGCCGTCGATCTTCCATAGCGTGCACCACAACGTGTATGGCACGGGCATCGACGCTGATCCGCATCGCTTCCTGCAGGTGATCGCGTTTGTGCTGTTCCTGCTGACGCGCTTCATGTTCCGCTCGGAGTTGCTGAAGCATTTCAACGAGGCAGAGCCGATCGGGTTGCGACTTGGCGGCGTGATGACGTTCTTCTTCGGCGTGACGTACTTCCAATACCACTTCAACCGCATCAACGAGCTGAAGCGAGCGTTGCGCGTGAGCGTGCCAGAGTAA
- a CDS encoding VOC family protein: protein MNKVTPFLWFNDNAGEAAEFYLQLFPHAKKLSELRSMGVGPWPEGKIATVVIELEGQQITMLNGGPAYAITPAISFTVQCATQEEIDYYWDKLEAAGGKPMACGWITDHFGLCWQIVPENVGEVIQHPKAMAAMMQMIKFDIAKLKAAALEE, encoded by the coding sequence ATGAACAAGGTCACTCCATTTCTCTGGTTCAACGACAACGCGGGAGAAGCTGCGGAGTTCTACCTGCAGCTCTTTCCTCATGCGAAAAAGCTCAGCGAGTTACGCTCGATGGGCGTCGGGCCGTGGCCTGAGGGCAAGATCGCGACCGTGGTGATTGAGCTTGAGGGCCAGCAGATCACGATGCTCAACGGCGGGCCAGCCTATGCGATCACGCCAGCAATTTCGTTCACCGTGCAATGCGCGACGCAGGAGGAGATCGACTACTACTGGGACAAGCTTGAAGCCGCAGGCGGAAAGCCGATGGCCTGTGGTTGGATCACTGATCACTTTGGGTTGTGCTGGCAGATCGTGCCGGAAAACGTAGGAGAGGTCATCCAGCATCCCAAGGCCATGGCCGCGATGATGCAGATGATCAAGTTTGATATCGCAAAGCTGAAAGCGGCCGCGCTCGAAGAGTAG